One window from the genome of Thermococcus siculi encodes:
- a CDS encoding AbrB/MazE/SpoVT family DNA-binding domain-containing protein → MGKVGLTKVDTKGRVVIPRDIRKRMGIKPGEEFLITEIDGDTIVMKRFDVRKMLEGMIKNAKGINLDELKEETEREGNRVAKELYDL, encoded by the coding sequence GTGGGAAAAGTGGGACTAACTAAGGTCGACACCAAGGGCAGGGTGGTCATTCCGAGGGATATCAGAAAAAGGATGGGGATAAAGCCCGGAGAAGAGTTCCTGATAACTGAGATAGATGGGGATACGATAGTCATGAAACGCTTCGACGTCAGGAAGATGCTCGAAGGAATGATAAAGAACGCCAAAGGCATCAATCTCGACGAACTCAAGGAAGAAACCGAGAGAGAGGGGAACAGAG
- a CDS encoding M42 family metallopeptidase translates to MLIEELREITQIPGISGYEERIREKIAEWIEPYADYTVDAIGNLIVELGEGELKAVFMAHMDEIGLLITGIRPDGKLTFRKIGGIDDRLLYGRHLDVITEGGRLDGVIGALPVHLNLERKFDTVPWNKLVIDIGAESREEAEKLGVKVLDYAVFKKHFAVLNDRYVSTRSLDDRFGVVALVEAIKDLVDHDLDGRYIFAFTVQEEIGLKGARFLAQKYSPRYAFAIDSFACCGDLTGDVRLGGGAVIRAVDNSAIYTRRLARKVAEIASRNEIPLQVGVTGGGTDASVFQDRSEVLALSVPIKYLHSEVETLHLNDLEALIKLIEAVAFEL, encoded by the coding sequence ATGCTGATTGAGGAACTCAGGGAGATAACCCAGATTCCCGGAATTTCCGGCTACGAGGAGAGGATCAGGGAGAAGATAGCGGAGTGGATCGAGCCGTACGCAGATTACACGGTCGATGCCATTGGAAATCTTATCGTAGAACTCGGTGAGGGTGAGCTTAAGGCCGTCTTCATGGCCCACATGGACGAGATAGGCCTTCTCATAACAGGGATAAGGCCCGATGGAAAGCTCACCTTCAGGAAGATCGGCGGCATCGATGACAGGCTCCTCTACGGCAGGCACCTCGACGTTATAACCGAGGGCGGGAGGCTCGACGGGGTTATTGGGGCACTCCCCGTACACCTGAACCTTGAGCGGAAGTTCGATACCGTCCCCTGGAATAAGCTGGTGATAGACATCGGCGCGGAGAGCAGGGAGGAGGCCGAAAAGCTCGGAGTCAAGGTTCTTGACTACGCCGTCTTCAAGAAGCACTTCGCGGTTCTGAACGACCGCTACGTCTCCACAAGGTCGCTCGACGACCGCTTCGGCGTCGTTGCCCTGGTGGAGGCGATAAAAGACCTCGTTGACCACGACCTCGACGGTAGGTACATCTTCGCCTTCACCGTGCAGGAGGAGATAGGCCTCAAGGGCGCGAGGTTTTTGGCTCAGAAATACTCGCCGAGGTACGCCTTTGCAATAGACTCCTTCGCCTGCTGCGGCGACCTGACTGGAGACGTCAGGCTCGGCGGCGGAGCGGTCATAAGGGCAGTCGACAACTCCGCCATCTACACGAGGAGGCTCGCCAGAAAGGTTGCCGAGATAGCCTCAAGGAACGAGATACCGCTCCAGGTGGGTGTTACCGGCGGGGGAACCGACGCTTCCGTCTTCCAGGACAGGAGCGAGGTTCTGGCCCTGAGCGTTCCGATAAAGTACCTCCACAGCGAGGTCGAGACGCTCCACCTCAACGACCTGGAGGCGCTGATAAAGCTCATAGAGGCGGTGGCGTTCGAACTGTAA